The following proteins are encoded in a genomic region of Stutzerimonas balearica DSM 6083:
- a CDS encoding ribosomal protein uL16 3-hydroxylase, which produces MTSDIPLQVLGGISARQFLRDYWQKKPLLIRQAIPEFQSPISPDELAGLSLEEEVESRLVIERGDRPWELRRGPFSEDTYQQLPEKDWTLLVQAVDQLVPDVADLLEHFRFLPNWRIDDVMISYAAPGGGVGPHYDNYDVFLLQAHGKRRWRIGQMCDSDSPLLPHDDLRILADFQGTDEWVLEPGDMLYLPPRLAHFGTAEDACMTYSVGFRAPSAAEVLTHFTDFLAQFLPDEERYGDADLQPVEDPFEIQRDALERLKGLLAEHMGDERLLLTWFGQFMTEPRYPERVEGAELALADFRSAIRDGAVLVRNPSARLAWSEVDIGLLLFASGQSRLLPAGLRDLLRLVCSADALHVDNLSPWVDNEDARTLLWELVKQGSLEFADE; this is translated from the coding sequence ATGACTTCTGATATTCCACTTCAAGTCTTGGGCGGTATCAGCGCACGACAGTTCCTGCGCGATTACTGGCAAAAGAAGCCGCTACTGATTCGACAGGCGATTCCGGAGTTCCAAAGCCCAATCTCGCCAGACGAGCTCGCCGGGCTGTCCCTCGAGGAAGAGGTCGAATCGCGCCTGGTGATCGAACGTGGCGACCGCCCTTGGGAACTGCGCCGCGGCCCGTTCAGCGAAGACACCTACCAGCAACTGCCCGAAAAGGACTGGACGCTGCTGGTCCAGGCGGTCGATCAGCTGGTTCCCGATGTGGCCGATCTGCTGGAGCATTTTCGTTTCCTGCCGAACTGGCGGATCGACGACGTCATGATCAGCTATGCAGCGCCTGGGGGCGGCGTAGGTCCGCATTACGACAACTACGATGTGTTCCTGCTGCAGGCGCACGGCAAGCGCCGCTGGCGCATCGGTCAGATGTGCGACAGCGATAGCCCGCTCCTGCCGCACGACGACCTGCGCATTCTTGCCGACTTCCAGGGAACCGACGAGTGGGTACTCGAGCCTGGCGACATGCTCTATCTGCCGCCGCGCCTGGCGCACTTCGGTACTGCCGAGGACGCCTGCATGACCTATTCGGTAGGGTTCCGTGCCCCGAGCGCCGCAGAAGTGCTGACGCATTTCACCGACTTCCTCGCGCAATTCCTGCCGGACGAAGAGCGCTATGGCGATGCCGATCTTCAGCCAGTGGAAGATCCCTTCGAAATCCAGCGTGATGCGCTTGAGCGGCTGAAGGGGCTGCTTGCCGAACACATGGGGGACGAGCGTCTTTTGCTCACCTGGTTCGGCCAGTTCATGACCGAGCCCCGCTATCCTGAGCGTGTCGAAGGTGCCGAACTCGCTCTTGCCGACTTCCGCTCGGCCATTCGTGACGGCGCCGTACTGGTTCGCAATCCATCGGCCAGGCTTGCCTGGAGCGAAGTGGATATCGGCCTGCTGTTGTTTGCCAGCGGTCAGAGTCGGCTGCTGCCAGCAGGTCTGCGGGATCTACTGCGACTTGTCTGTTCGGCTGATGCCCTGCATGTTGATAATCTTTCGCCCTGGGTCGATAACGAAGACGCGCGCACCCTTCTCTGGGAATTGGTAAAACAAGGAAGTCTGGAGTTCGCCGATGAATGA
- a CDS encoding GNAT family N-acetyltransferase codes for MNDVQVRIADWQKDNADLRRIREAVFIAEQAVPPEQEWDTDDAEAIHFLATEGGYPIGTARLLADGQIGRVAVLRDWRGLNVGNALMQAVIGEAERRGLVEQKLTAQVHATRFYERLGFKVVSDEFLEAGIPHVDMLRRSDSQA; via the coding sequence ATGAATGATGTCCAAGTGCGAATCGCCGATTGGCAAAAAGACAACGCCGATCTGCGCCGCATTCGAGAAGCGGTCTTCATCGCCGAGCAGGCCGTTCCACCTGAGCAAGAGTGGGATACGGATGATGCAGAGGCCATTCACTTTCTGGCGACCGAAGGCGGCTATCCGATAGGCACGGCCCGATTGCTCGCAGATGGCCAGATCGGGCGCGTCGCGGTCCTGCGGGATTGGCGCGGGCTTAACGTCGGCAATGCCTTGATGCAGGCCGTGATCGGAGAAGCCGAGCGGCGAGGCCTGGTTGAGCAAAAGCTGACCGCGCAAGTCCATGCAACTCGCTTCTACGAGCGCCTCGGCTTTAAGGTCGTCAGCGATGAGTTCCTGGAGGCCGGCATCCCCCACGTCGACATGCTGCGCCGCAGCGATAGCCAGGCGTGA
- a CDS encoding histone acetyltransferase HPA2, with protein sequence MAELPAVEFVSPGRFALCNPEPSYASTRSVAEGDTPSPSAETTLLTTATQLREHTLALAQQARRSLFIYSQALDPWLYGDADFVEACVRLLLSHPRNGLAVIVADPTRALRTGHRLLDLSHRLTSNLRIRRLASASDCDNCEFVIADDNALIVRTQADRPEARVSYHAPGKVRQQRALFDRAWELSVTDPNLRSFRI encoded by the coding sequence GTGGCCGAGCTGCCGGCCGTCGAATTCGTTTCGCCAGGCCGCTTCGCGTTATGCAACCCGGAACCTTCATACGCGTCCACGCGAAGCGTTGCCGAAGGCGATACACCCTCTCCGTCTGCGGAGACGACGCTTCTCACCACGGCCACCCAGTTGCGCGAGCACACGCTAGCGCTCGCGCAACAAGCACGCCGGTCACTGTTTATCTATAGCCAGGCACTGGATCCCTGGCTGTACGGAGACGCCGACTTTGTTGAGGCCTGCGTCAGACTGCTGCTGAGCCATCCGCGAAACGGGCTTGCGGTGATTGTCGCCGACCCGACGCGCGCCTTGCGCACCGGTCACCGATTGCTTGACCTGAGCCACAGACTCACCAGCAATCTTCGCATTCGCCGTCTCGCTTCGGCCAGCGATTGCGACAATTGCGAGTTCGTAATCGCCGACGATAATGCGCTAATCGTACGGACACAGGCGGACCGGCCGGAAGCACGTGTCAGTTATCACGCACCAGGTAAGGTCCGCCAACAAAGAGCGCTGTTTGACCGTGCCTGGGAACTCAGCGTTACCGATCCGAACCTACGGAGCTTTCGCATATGA
- a CDS encoding secretin N-terminal domain-containing protein encodes MSFKAIVAMLLFSVALPLSAATEVIPLNYRQAEEMLDIARSVVADQGRVSAYGNQLVINAPEPVIKELRAVVAQLDTAPKRLLITVDTQDQGTSSQSGYSIDGSVRSGDVELSTGEGHASGNQVRIIRRSTHSRNGGVQQLQVTEGYPALIQVGQTVPLTTSGTDGYGQMYRQTEYRDVLRGFYVTANVTGEQVQVTLSSSNDRADDYRPGVIHTQAADTRVTGRLGEWLTIGGVSESESGQGHGLVRRYSTQGAQDVSVRLKVEQLP; translated from the coding sequence ATGAGCTTCAAAGCCATTGTCGCCATGCTGCTATTCAGCGTGGCCCTGCCGCTGTCAGCCGCCACCGAGGTCATACCGCTGAACTACCGCCAAGCGGAGGAGATGCTGGACATAGCGCGCTCGGTGGTTGCCGATCAGGGTCGTGTCAGCGCCTACGGCAACCAGCTGGTCATCAATGCCCCTGAGCCCGTGATCAAGGAACTGCGAGCGGTCGTAGCCCAGCTTGATACCGCGCCGAAGCGGCTGCTGATCACTGTCGATACACAGGACCAAGGCACGTCTTCGCAAAGCGGATACTCGATCGATGGCAGCGTACGAAGTGGCGATGTCGAACTGTCGACCGGGGAGGGCCACGCGAGCGGCAATCAGGTGCGCATCATCCGCCGCAGCACCCATAGTCGAAACGGCGGCGTACAGCAGCTCCAGGTCACCGAAGGGTATCCGGCGCTGATTCAGGTTGGACAGACCGTACCGTTGACGACATCGGGCACCGATGGCTATGGACAAATGTATCGGCAGACCGAGTACCGGGACGTGCTCCGCGGCTTCTACGTGACGGCAAACGTAACCGGCGAGCAAGTTCAAGTGACCCTCAGCAGCTCGAACGACCGCGCCGATGATTATCGTCCGGGCGTCATCCACACCCAGGCAGCCGATACTCGCGTCACTGGGCGATTGGGCGAATGGCTCACCATAGGCGGTGTCAGCGAAAGCGAAAGCGGGCAAGGTCACGGGCTCGTCCGCCGCTATTCGACCCAGGGCGCACAGGATGTAAGCGTCAGGCTGAAGGTCGAGCAGCTACCCTAG